The following proteins are co-located in the Melanotaenia boesemani isolate fMelBoe1 chromosome 5, fMelBoe1.pri, whole genome shotgun sequence genome:
- the rpgrip1 gene encoding protein fantom isoform X2, which produces MSPVVDETAGDLPVRDVGLMRGGLMPTVPDNLRDVKSWKKHHVLKTKPDPQRLFRFPREHLEDLCLRLQEENSVLRQHTRTQEHRMRRMSTRLMRLRQPRPGSGGLKDRDMEDTIQELEARVAMLESQKVVLQNKLSLAKQHILDLGARTPYKYSKGKNLEGEGGVRRAAQTAPPRCGFTLEDTRTEMERLSGMTDQLRMTELELTAQTLRDTLREREKEIEGTVRELRKQQADRHRTTIRENVDVIRLQKQLSDKSAALRVSQEKFTDLQETYEKQLEESQRSLKESQGALLEKVEELTEQLKQERQRALALEGQLTTTSLSLQTLDKLEERISDLEGERDLIKENYDTLLKSTLSAQSDHDDHVEKHREKGQKRDIVVENVYSMDIQRLEKMLQAEKEERSRLELEKEKLRHEKEMLEERREQEGEFSLSMRDKQEYLEREVVQYREQVSTLQGRLDSVTKEFDMSVEELSETLVQIKAFRMQQESRESLRFLLPDGKVEDATRELVNIQASHAETVLELQKTRNLLLLEHKITKDLQEELSTINQRVEREREENTRRVAEKDKLLAKRALQINTLQAQLKELAYSPRNYKRTIPIQYTWPAGGQEVVQPIEDDLPFSQLKAGESLLEIHLKAATFTPSGLRTMGNIHPGADKNKDIVTFCTYCLLDFEMHSTPLVSGSQPNYGFTSRYALTVRDLGRLGGQGSRVRVELHQAVGGIQFVTHGSGHMSLMGAIERRGERISGRVTITGHEGEIVGMVDFWARLFPPAEPVATVAESEADRRTVTQRGPVQISLGWQDSSHEELHDYGGGIPNELVVMLERCVGLSARWPGLLPDAYLTYRFYDLPPHVSQTVQCTADPVFNDVTSYPLAVSADVLHYLRSSSLWVYVFDESDDQIPPAYLAKTPIPLLPLATGREIRGDYVLRDPAGGPRGMVRVMVKWKYPFQPSMDALHVRGERGVDEQSRVMESTAREERRKEEDPHRPVAKPRVKTQQPEPRETTGVQKETKAWPRPPVKQKSSQDLRSGKITSVKPPGTHPSIERNRSIKSSPNLYLRSPDLTPEPRPTTTSHRQTAKSSVEASSRQSPTTPSRSSVSDVRTQDLPSLEVSMVEDEEEEERSESGDSEAPESSESSSSQSDIIIIPPRRKMRKGEKLRVEILSLTFEPSSRLAMDKSVQRVYVEYRLLGVPMETTETPMSLRKPVKGEEVHYNFTRVIYVNGSQSAPLRQYLYTMLEGTDPNQGRLKFTVVSEPMDDDEECVDVGHAFLDLQELLLTGNDVIEQQIDIVSVDEDKEVIGNLKVSLEAAKALTGIYQEFHKQDESKTEDETDEEEGEAKEEEEEEEGEQEQEEKKKDQIQVLDFDDGDDNDFY; this is translated from the exons ATGTCGCCAGTGGTGGACGAGACGGCCGGGGACCTCCCAGTCAGGGATGTGGGACTGATGAGGGGAGGACTGATGCCAACTGTACCAG ATAACCTACGTGATGTCAAGTCTTGGAAGAAGCATCACGTTTTGAAGACAAAAC CAGACCCTCAGCGGCTGTTTCGTTTTCCCAGGGAGCATCTGGAGGATCTGTGTCTCCGACTGCAGGAGGAAAACAGCGTGCTCAGACAACACACACGAACACAGGAGCACAGGATGCGCAG AATGTCCACGAGGCTCATGCGTCTTCGTCAGCCCCGTCCTGGGTCTGGTGGTTTGAAAGACAGGGACATGGAGGACACAATTCAGGAGCTGGAGGCCCGAGTGGCAATGCTGGAGAGTCAGAAAGTAGTGCTACAGAACAAACTCAGTCTGGCCAAGCAGCACATCTTGGACCTCGGGGCTCGTACTCCCTACAAGTACAGCAAAG GTAAAAATCTGGAGGGGGAGGGTGGAGTCAGGAGGGCAGCTCAGACAGCGCCGCCTCGATGTGGCTTCACGCTGGAGGATACCAGAACAGAGATGGAGAGAtt GTCTGGTATGACAGACCAGTTGAGGATGACAGAACTGGAGCTGACTGCTCAGACACTCAGAGACACActgagggagagagagaaagagatcgAGGGGACGGTTAGAGAGCTGAGAAAGCAGCAGGCGGATAGACACAG AACAACTATTAGAGAGAATGTGGATGTAATCCGTCTACAAAAGCAGCTTTCAGACAAAAGTGCCGCCTTGAGAGTAAGTCAGGAGAAGTTCACCGACCTGCAAGAG ACATAtgagaaacagctggaggag aGTCAGAGGTCACTCAAGGAAAGCCAGGGTGCTCTACTGGAGAAAGTCGAGGAGCTGACTGAGCAGCTCAAACAGGAACGGCAGAGAGCTCTGGCTCTTGAGGGACAGCTTACAACCACATCTTTGTCTCTACAGACCCTGGACAAG CTCGAGGAGAGGATATCAGACTTGGAAGGGGAGAGGGATCTGATTAAAGAAAACTATGACACCCTACTAAAGAG TACTTTATCTGCCCAGAGCGACCATGATGATCATgtggaaaaacacagagaaaagggGCAGAAGAGAGACATTGTAGTGGAAAATGTCTACAGCATGGACATTCAGAGACTGGAGAAAATGCTGCAAGcagagaaggaggagagaagCAGGCTGGAGCTGGAGAAGGAGAAGCTGAGGCATGAGAAGGAGATGCTGGAGGAGCGGAGGGAGCAAGAGGGAG AGTTCTCATTGTCGATGAGAGACAAACAAGAGTATCTAGAACGGGAGGTTGTCCAGTACAGAGAGCAAGTCTCCACTCTGCAAGGCAGACTGGATTCAGTCACCAAG GAGTTTGATATGAGTGTTGAGGAGCTCAGTGAAACTCTTGTGCAGATCAAG GCCTTTAGGATGCAACAGGAGAGCAGGGAGAGCCTGCGCTTCCTCTTGCCTGATGGGAAGGTGGAAGATGCAACCCGTGAGTTGGTAAACATCCAGGCATCGCATGCTGAGACTGTGCTCGAGCTACAGAAAACCAgaaacctgctgctgctggagcacAAAATTACTAAAGACCTGCAG GAAGAGTTAAGTACAATCAATCAGAGGGtggaaagagagagggaggagaatACAAGGAGGGTAGCAGAGAAAGACAAACTTCTAGCAAAAAGAGCTCTACAGATCAACACTTTGCAAG CTCAGTTGAAAGAGTTGGCGTACAGCCCCAGGAACTACAAACGAACCATACCAATACAGTACACTTGGCCAGCTGGAGGTCAGGAGGTGGTACAGCCTATTGAAGATGATCTGCCTTTCTCTCAGCTAAAGGCTGGAGAGTCACTACTGGAGATTCACCTTAAG GCGGCCACCTTCACTCCATCAGGGCTCCGGACTATGGGCAACATCCATCCAGgagcagacaaaaataaagacattgtgACCTTCTGCACCTACTGCCTGTTGGACTTTGAGATGCACTCTACTCCCCTTGTGTCAGGAAGCCAACCCAACTATGGGTTTACGTCTCGCTATGCTCTGACAGTCAGGGATCTGGGCAGGCTGGGAGGTCAGGGGTCAAGGGTCCGCGTGGAGCTCCACCAGGCTGTAGGAGGCATCCAGTTTGTCACTCATGGAAGCGGACACATGTCACTCATGGGCGCTatagagaggagaggagaacgAATCAGTGGCCGTGTTACTATTACAG GACATGAGGGTGAAATTGTTGGTATGGTGGATTTCTGGGCACGCCTGTTCCCTCCTGCAGAGCCTGTTGCCACTGTGGCAGAAAGCGAAGCTGACAGAAGAACAGTGACACAAAGGGGTCCTGTACAGATTTCTCTTGGCTGGCAGGACAGTAGTCATGAG GAGTTACATGACTATGGTGGTGGGATCCCCAACGAGTTGGTGGTGATGCTGGAGCGCTGTGTGGGTTTGAGTGCTCGCTGGCCAGGACTCCTTCCTGATGCCTACCTGACGTACAGGTTCTACGACCTGCCACCTCACGTTTCTCAAACTGTCCAATGCACAGCTGATCCTGTGTTCAATGACGTCACCAGCTACCCTCTAGCAGTATCAGCTGATGTGCTGCACTACCTCAG gtcCAGCAGTTTGTGGGTGTATGTGTTTGATGAGAGTGATGACCAGATACCACCAGCCTATCTGGCCAAGACCCCCATCCCATTGCTGCCCCTGGCTACAGGGAGAGAGATTAGAg GTGATTATGTCCTGAGGGATCCAGCTGGTGGACCTCGGGGCATGGTTAGAGTCATGGTGAAATGGAAGTACCCCTTTCAGCCTTCGATGGATGCCTTGCATGTTAGAGGGGAGAGGGGAGTTGATGAGCAGAGCAGGGTGATGGAAAGCACTGCgagggaggagagaagaaaagaggaggatCCACACAGGCCCGTAGCTAAGCCCAGAGTGAAG ACTCAGCAACCTGAGCCCAGAGAAACCACAGGTGtgcagaaagagacaaaagcCTGG CCTCGGCCTCCAGTCAAACAGAAAAGCTCACAGGACCTGAGATCAGGGAAAATCACCTCTGTGAAGCCACCAGGTACTCATCCATCAATAGAGAGGAACAGATCCATCAAGAGCTCGCCTAACCTTTACCTGAGAAGCCCTGATCTGACACCAGAGCCAAGACCAACCACAACATCTCATCGGCAAACTGCAAA ATCTTCGGTGGAAGCATCTTCCAGACAATCACCCACCACACCGTCAAGGAGCTCCGTCAGTGATGTCAGGACTCAG gACCTTCCCTCTTTGGAGGTGTCGAtggtggaggatgaggaggaagaggagaggagtgAGAGCG gaGACAGTGAGGCCCCTGAGTCCTCAGAGTCCAGTTCCTCACAAAGTGACATTATAATCATACCACCAAGACGAAAAATGAGAAAG GGAGAGAAGCTAAGAGTTGAGATTCTGTCACTGACATTTGAGCCATCCTCACGTTTGGCAATGGACAAGTCAGTGCAACGCGTTTATGTGGAATATCGGCTGCTGGGCGTCCCCATGGAGACGACAGAAACACCAATGTCTCTCCGCAAGCCTGTGAAAGGGGAGGAGGTTCACTACAACTTCACACGAG TGATTTATGTGAATGGTTCCCAGTCAGCTCCACTCAGACAATATCTTTACACTATGTTGGAGGGAACGGACCCCAACCAGGGCAG GTTAAAGTTCACAGTAGTGAGTGAGCCAATGGACGATGATGAAGAGTGTGTGGATGTTGGACATGCTTTCCTTGACCTGCAGGAATTGCTGCTCACAGGAAATGATGTCATTGAACAACAAATTGATA TTGTGAGTGTGGATGAAGACAAGGAGGTAATAGGAAATTTGAAAGTGTCACTAGAGGCAGCGAAAGCACTGACTGGAATTTACCAGGAGTTTCATAAGCAAGATGAGAGTAAAACTGAGGATGagacagatgaagaggaaggtgaggcaaaggaggaagaagaagaggaagaaggagaacaagaacaagaagaaaagaaaaaagatcagatacaggtgcTAGATTTTGATGATGGCGATGACAATGACTTCTACTGA
- the rpgrip1 gene encoding protein fantom isoform X3 has protein sequence MSPVVDETAGDLPVRDVGLMRGGLMPTVPDNLRDVKSWKKHHVLKTKPDPQRLFRFPREHLEDLCLRLQEENSVLRQHTRTQEHRMRRMSTRLMRLRQPRPGSGGLKDRDMEDTIQELEARVAMLESQKVVLQNKLSLAKQHILDLGARTPYKYSKGKNLEGEGGVRRAAQTAPPRCGFTLEDTRTEMERFRSGMTDQLRMTELELTAQTLRDTLREREKEIEGTVRELRKQQADRHRTTIRENVDVIRLQKQLSDKSAALRVSQEKFTDLQETYEKQLEESQRSLKESQGALLEKVEELTEQLKQERQRALALEGQLTTTSLSLQTLDKLEERISDLEGERDLIKENYDTLLKSTLSAQSDHDDHVEKHREKGQKRDIVVENVYSMDIQRLEKMLQAEKEERSRLELEKEKLRHEKEMLEERREQEGEFSLSMRDKQEYLEREVVQYREQVSTLQGRLDSVTKEFDMSVEELSETLVQIKAFRMQQESRESLRFLLPDGKVEDATRELVNIQASHAETVLELQKTRNLLLLEHKITKDLQEELSTINQRVEREREENTRRVAEKDKLLAKRALQINTLQAQLKELAYSPRNYKRTIPIQYTWPAGGQEVVQPIEDDLPFSQLKAGESLLEIHLKAATFTPSGLRTMGNIHPGADKNKDIVTFCTYCLLDFEMHSTPLVSGSQPNYGFTSRYALTVRDLGRLGGQGSRVRVELHQAVGGIQFVTHGSGHMSLMGAIERRGERISGRVTITGHEGEIVGMVDFWARLFPPAEPVATVAESEADRRTVTQRGPVQISLGWQDSSHEELHDYGGGIPNELVVMLERCVGLSARWPGLLPDAYLTYRFYDLPPHVSQTVQCTADPVFNDVTSYPLAVSADVLHYLRSSSLWVYVFDESDDQIPPAYLAKTPIPLLPLATGREIRGDYVLRDPAGGPRGMVRVMVKWKYPFQPSMDALHVRGERGVDEQSRVMESTAREERRKEEDPHRPVAKPRVKTQQPEPRETTGVQKETKAWPRPPVKQKSSQDLRSGKITSVKPPGTHPSIERNRSIKSSPNLYLRSPDLTPEPRPTTTSHRQTAKSSVEASSRQSPTTPSRSSVSDVRTQDLPSLEVSMVEDEEEEERRDSEAPESSESSSSQSDIIIIPPRRKMRKGEKLRVEILSLTFEPSSRLAMDKSVQRVYVEYRLLGVPMETTETPMSLRKPVKGEEVHYNFTRVIYVNGSQSAPLRQYLYTMLEGTDPNQGRLKFTVVSEPMDDDEECVDVGHAFLDLQELLLTGNDVIEQQIDIVSVDEDKEVIGNLKVSLEAAKALTGIYQEFHKQDESKTEDETDEEEGEAKEEEEEEEGEQEQEEKKKDQIQVLDFDDGDDNDFY, from the exons ATGTCGCCAGTGGTGGACGAGACGGCCGGGGACCTCCCAGTCAGGGATGTGGGACTGATGAGGGGAGGACTGATGCCAACTGTACCAG ATAACCTACGTGATGTCAAGTCTTGGAAGAAGCATCACGTTTTGAAGACAAAAC CAGACCCTCAGCGGCTGTTTCGTTTTCCCAGGGAGCATCTGGAGGATCTGTGTCTCCGACTGCAGGAGGAAAACAGCGTGCTCAGACAACACACACGAACACAGGAGCACAGGATGCGCAG AATGTCCACGAGGCTCATGCGTCTTCGTCAGCCCCGTCCTGGGTCTGGTGGTTTGAAAGACAGGGACATGGAGGACACAATTCAGGAGCTGGAGGCCCGAGTGGCAATGCTGGAGAGTCAGAAAGTAGTGCTACAGAACAAACTCAGTCTGGCCAAGCAGCACATCTTGGACCTCGGGGCTCGTACTCCCTACAAGTACAGCAAAG GTAAAAATCTGGAGGGGGAGGGTGGAGTCAGGAGGGCAGCTCAGACAGCGCCGCCTCGATGTGGCTTCACGCTGGAGGATACCAGAACAGAGATGGAGAGAtt CAGGTCTGGTATGACAGACCAGTTGAGGATGACAGAACTGGAGCTGACTGCTCAGACACTCAGAGACACActgagggagagagagaaagagatcgAGGGGACGGTTAGAGAGCTGAGAAAGCAGCAGGCGGATAGACACAG AACAACTATTAGAGAGAATGTGGATGTAATCCGTCTACAAAAGCAGCTTTCAGACAAAAGTGCCGCCTTGAGAGTAAGTCAGGAGAAGTTCACCGACCTGCAAGAG ACATAtgagaaacagctggaggag aGTCAGAGGTCACTCAAGGAAAGCCAGGGTGCTCTACTGGAGAAAGTCGAGGAGCTGACTGAGCAGCTCAAACAGGAACGGCAGAGAGCTCTGGCTCTTGAGGGACAGCTTACAACCACATCTTTGTCTCTACAGACCCTGGACAAG CTCGAGGAGAGGATATCAGACTTGGAAGGGGAGAGGGATCTGATTAAAGAAAACTATGACACCCTACTAAAGAG TACTTTATCTGCCCAGAGCGACCATGATGATCATgtggaaaaacacagagaaaagggGCAGAAGAGAGACATTGTAGTGGAAAATGTCTACAGCATGGACATTCAGAGACTGGAGAAAATGCTGCAAGcagagaaggaggagagaagCAGGCTGGAGCTGGAGAAGGAGAAGCTGAGGCATGAGAAGGAGATGCTGGAGGAGCGGAGGGAGCAAGAGGGAG AGTTCTCATTGTCGATGAGAGACAAACAAGAGTATCTAGAACGGGAGGTTGTCCAGTACAGAGAGCAAGTCTCCACTCTGCAAGGCAGACTGGATTCAGTCACCAAG GAGTTTGATATGAGTGTTGAGGAGCTCAGTGAAACTCTTGTGCAGATCAAG GCCTTTAGGATGCAACAGGAGAGCAGGGAGAGCCTGCGCTTCCTCTTGCCTGATGGGAAGGTGGAAGATGCAACCCGTGAGTTGGTAAACATCCAGGCATCGCATGCTGAGACTGTGCTCGAGCTACAGAAAACCAgaaacctgctgctgctggagcacAAAATTACTAAAGACCTGCAG GAAGAGTTAAGTACAATCAATCAGAGGGtggaaagagagagggaggagaatACAAGGAGGGTAGCAGAGAAAGACAAACTTCTAGCAAAAAGAGCTCTACAGATCAACACTTTGCAAG CTCAGTTGAAAGAGTTGGCGTACAGCCCCAGGAACTACAAACGAACCATACCAATACAGTACACTTGGCCAGCTGGAGGTCAGGAGGTGGTACAGCCTATTGAAGATGATCTGCCTTTCTCTCAGCTAAAGGCTGGAGAGTCACTACTGGAGATTCACCTTAAG GCGGCCACCTTCACTCCATCAGGGCTCCGGACTATGGGCAACATCCATCCAGgagcagacaaaaataaagacattgtgACCTTCTGCACCTACTGCCTGTTGGACTTTGAGATGCACTCTACTCCCCTTGTGTCAGGAAGCCAACCCAACTATGGGTTTACGTCTCGCTATGCTCTGACAGTCAGGGATCTGGGCAGGCTGGGAGGTCAGGGGTCAAGGGTCCGCGTGGAGCTCCACCAGGCTGTAGGAGGCATCCAGTTTGTCACTCATGGAAGCGGACACATGTCACTCATGGGCGCTatagagaggagaggagaacgAATCAGTGGCCGTGTTACTATTACAG GACATGAGGGTGAAATTGTTGGTATGGTGGATTTCTGGGCACGCCTGTTCCCTCCTGCAGAGCCTGTTGCCACTGTGGCAGAAAGCGAAGCTGACAGAAGAACAGTGACACAAAGGGGTCCTGTACAGATTTCTCTTGGCTGGCAGGACAGTAGTCATGAG GAGTTACATGACTATGGTGGTGGGATCCCCAACGAGTTGGTGGTGATGCTGGAGCGCTGTGTGGGTTTGAGTGCTCGCTGGCCAGGACTCCTTCCTGATGCCTACCTGACGTACAGGTTCTACGACCTGCCACCTCACGTTTCTCAAACTGTCCAATGCACAGCTGATCCTGTGTTCAATGACGTCACCAGCTACCCTCTAGCAGTATCAGCTGATGTGCTGCACTACCTCAG gtcCAGCAGTTTGTGGGTGTATGTGTTTGATGAGAGTGATGACCAGATACCACCAGCCTATCTGGCCAAGACCCCCATCCCATTGCTGCCCCTGGCTACAGGGAGAGAGATTAGAg GTGATTATGTCCTGAGGGATCCAGCTGGTGGACCTCGGGGCATGGTTAGAGTCATGGTGAAATGGAAGTACCCCTTTCAGCCTTCGATGGATGCCTTGCATGTTAGAGGGGAGAGGGGAGTTGATGAGCAGAGCAGGGTGATGGAAAGCACTGCgagggaggagagaagaaaagaggaggatCCACACAGGCCCGTAGCTAAGCCCAGAGTGAAG ACTCAGCAACCTGAGCCCAGAGAAACCACAGGTGtgcagaaagagacaaaagcCTGG CCTCGGCCTCCAGTCAAACAGAAAAGCTCACAGGACCTGAGATCAGGGAAAATCACCTCTGTGAAGCCACCAGGTACTCATCCATCAATAGAGAGGAACAGATCCATCAAGAGCTCGCCTAACCTTTACCTGAGAAGCCCTGATCTGACACCAGAGCCAAGACCAACCACAACATCTCATCGGCAAACTGCAAA ATCTTCGGTGGAAGCATCTTCCAGACAATCACCCACCACACCGTCAAGGAGCTCCGTCAGTGATGTCAGGACTCAG gACCTTCCCTCTTTGGAGGTGTCGAtggtggaggatgaggaggaagaggagagga gaGACAGTGAGGCCCCTGAGTCCTCAGAGTCCAGTTCCTCACAAAGTGACATTATAATCATACCACCAAGACGAAAAATGAGAAAG GGAGAGAAGCTAAGAGTTGAGATTCTGTCACTGACATTTGAGCCATCCTCACGTTTGGCAATGGACAAGTCAGTGCAACGCGTTTATGTGGAATATCGGCTGCTGGGCGTCCCCATGGAGACGACAGAAACACCAATGTCTCTCCGCAAGCCTGTGAAAGGGGAGGAGGTTCACTACAACTTCACACGAG TGATTTATGTGAATGGTTCCCAGTCAGCTCCACTCAGACAATATCTTTACACTATGTTGGAGGGAACGGACCCCAACCAGGGCAG GTTAAAGTTCACAGTAGTGAGTGAGCCAATGGACGATGATGAAGAGTGTGTGGATGTTGGACATGCTTTCCTTGACCTGCAGGAATTGCTGCTCACAGGAAATGATGTCATTGAACAACAAATTGATA TTGTGAGTGTGGATGAAGACAAGGAGGTAATAGGAAATTTGAAAGTGTCACTAGAGGCAGCGAAAGCACTGACTGGAATTTACCAGGAGTTTCATAAGCAAGATGAGAGTAAAACTGAGGATGagacagatgaagaggaaggtgaggcaaaggaggaagaagaagaggaagaaggagaacaagaacaagaagaaaagaaaaaagatcagatacaggtgcTAGATTTTGATGATGGCGATGACAATGACTTCTACTGA